The following proteins come from a genomic window of Streptococcus pneumoniae:
- the ychF gene encoding redox-regulated ATPase YchF: MALTAGIVGLPNVGKSTLFNAITKAGAEAANYPFATIDPNVGMVEVPDERLQKLTEMITPKKTVPTTFEFTDIAGIVKGASKGEGLGNKFLANIREVDAIVHVVRAFDDENVMREQGREDAFVDPLADIDTINLELILADLESVNKRYARVEKMARTQKDKESVAEFNVLQKIKPVLEDGKSARTIEFTDEEQKVVKGLFLLTTKPVLYVANVDEDVVSEPDSIDYVKQIREFAATENAEVVVISARAEEEISELDDEDKKEFLEAIGLTESGVDKLTRAAYHLLGLGTYFTAGEKEVRAWTFKRGMKAPQAAGIIHSDFEKGFIRAVTMSYEDLVKYGSEKAVKEAGRLREEGKEYIVQDGDIMEFRFNV; the protein is encoded by the coding sequence CACTATTTAATGCAATTACAAAAGCAGGAGCAGAGGCAGCAAACTACCCATTTGCGACGATTGATCCAAATGTTGGAATGGTGGAAGTTCCAGATGAACGCCTACAAAAACTAACTGAAATGATAACTCCTAAAAAGACAGTTCCCACAACATTTGAATTTACAGATATTGCAGGGATTGTAAAAGGAGCTTCAAAAGGAGAGGGGCTAGGGAATAAATTCTTGGCCAATATTCGTGAAGTAGATGCGATTGTTCACGTAGTTCGTGCTTTTGATGATGAAAATGTGATGCGCGAGCAAGGACGTGAAGACGCCTTTGTAGATCCGCTTGCAGATATTGATACCATTAATCTGGAATTGATTCTTGCTGACTTAGAATCAGTGAACAAACGATATGCGCGTGTAGAAAAGATGGCACGTACGCAAAAAGATAAAGAATCAGTAGCAGAATTCAATGTTCTTCAAAAGATTAAACCAGTCCTAGAAGATGGGAAATCAGCTCGTACCATTGAATTTACAGATGAGGAACAAAAGGTTGTCAAAGGTCTTTTCCTTTTGACGACTAAACCAGTTCTTTATGTAGCTAATGTGGATGAGGATGTGGTTTCGGAACCTGACTCTATCGACTATGTCAAACAAATTCGTGAATTTGCAGCGACAGAAAATGCTGAAGTAGTCGTTATTTCTGCGCGTGCTGAGGAAGAAATTTCTGAATTGGATGATGAAGATAAAAAAGAGTTTCTTGAAGCCATTGGTTTGACAGAATCAGGTGTAGATAAGTTGACGCGTGCAGCTTACCACTTGCTTGGATTGGGAACTTACTTCACAGCTGGTGAAAAAGAAGTTCGCGCTTGGACTTTCAAACGTGGTATGAAGGCTCCTCAAGCAGCTGGTATTATCCACTCAGACTTTGAAAAAGGCTTTATTCGTGCAGTAACCATGTCATATGAAGATCTAGTGAAATACGGATCTGAAAAGGCCGTAAAAGAAGCTGGACGCTTGCGTGAAGAAGGAAAAGAATATATCGTTCAAGATGGCGATATCATGGAATTCCGCTTTAATGTCTAA